From the Lathyrus oleraceus cultivar Zhongwan6 chromosome 4, CAAS_Psat_ZW6_1.0, whole genome shotgun sequence genome, one window contains:
- the LOC127074230 gene encoding non-specific lipid-transfer protein A, with the protein MKKLSMILILLVPLLLTMEQVHGFDCEKAKTSVSSCESFVTGGDQEPSSTCCNGISSVGSSATTVDERRAACQCLKEWANKIPNIREDLAISLPKRCGLDKALPIPENLDCNNIQ; encoded by the exons ATGAAGAAGTTGAGTATGATTCTTATATTGCTAGTTCCATTGCTCCTGACTATGGAGCAAGTGCATGGTTTTGATTGTGAAAAAGCAAAGACATCTGTATCTTCTTGTGAGTCATTTGTCACCGGTGGGGATCAGGAGCCATCAAGTACTTGTTGCAATGGCATTAGCTCTGTAGGATCATCAGCAACCACTGTTGATGAACGACGTGCTGCATGTCAATGCTTAAAAGAATGGGCTAATAAGATTCCTAACATTAGAGAGGATTTAGCTATCTCACTTCCCAAACGTTGCGGTCTTGACAAGGCTTTACCTATACCCGAAAACTTGGATTGCAATAA CATTCAGTGA